The proteins below come from a single uncultured Carboxylicivirga sp. genomic window:
- a CDS encoding GDP-L-fucose synthase — MQKNAKIYIAGHRGLVGSAILRGLKEQGYTNFVTRTRKELNLLDQQAVTAFFEEEKPEYVFLAAAKVGGIMANNIYRGAFIYENLQIQNNIIHSAYQVGVQKLLFLGSSCIYPKNAPQPLKEDCLLSEELEYTNEPYAIAKIAGIKMCESYNLQYGTDYISVMPTNLYGPNDNYNLETSHVLPALIRKMHLGKLLKANDWNSIDNDLNTRPIEDVSGSSSKEEKIGILEKYGIYQKEDDVVITLWGSGKPMREFLHSDDMAAACIYVMNSISFKDVAKDKTEVRNTHINIGCGEDLTIKDLALTIMDIVGYKGKLLWDAEKPDGTMRKLMDVSKLEKLGWKATISLKDGIANVYGKYCKNLG, encoded by the coding sequence ATGCAAAAAAATGCAAAAATATACATTGCCGGCCATCGTGGATTGGTCGGCTCTGCTATTTTAAGAGGATTAAAGGAACAAGGATATACCAATTTTGTTACCCGTACTCGTAAGGAATTAAACTTATTGGATCAACAAGCTGTTACCGCTTTTTTCGAAGAAGAAAAACCCGAATATGTATTTTTAGCTGCTGCCAAAGTAGGTGGAATTATGGCTAATAATATTTACAGAGGTGCCTTTATTTACGAAAATTTACAGATTCAAAATAATATTATACATTCGGCATATCAGGTTGGAGTACAGAAATTACTGTTTTTAGGAAGTTCTTGTATCTATCCTAAAAATGCTCCACAGCCATTAAAGGAAGATTGTCTTCTTTCGGAGGAATTGGAATATACCAATGAACCATACGCAATTGCTAAAATTGCAGGGATTAAAATGTGCGAATCGTATAATCTTCAATACGGAACTGATTATATATCGGTGATGCCAACTAATTTATATGGTCCAAACGATAACTATAACCTTGAAACCAGCCATGTTTTACCAGCATTAATTCGTAAAATGCATTTGGGAAAACTGTTAAAAGCTAATGATTGGAATAGCATTGATAATGATCTAAATACCCGACCGATAGAAGATGTTTCAGGTTCATCATCAAAAGAAGAGAAAATTGGCATTCTGGAAAAATATGGTATTTATCAAAAAGAAGATGATGTGGTAATTACTTTATGGGGAAGTGGTAAACCAATGCGCGAATTTTTACATTCTGATGATATGGCGGCTGCTTGTATCTATGTAATGAATAGTATTTCTTTCAAAGATGTAGCAAAAGATAAAACTGAGGTTCGAAATACGCATATTAATATTGGATGTGGAGAGGATTTAACCATTAAAGATTTAGCTTTAACCATAATGGATATTGTTGGTTATAAAGGTAAGTTATTATGGGATGCAGAAAAACCTGATGGAACAATGCGTAAGCTAATGGATGTTTCTAAACTTGAAAAATTGGGTTGGAAAGCAACTATTTCATTAAAAGACGGTATCGCAAACGTTTACGGAAAATATTGTAAAAATTTAGGTTAG
- a CDS encoding DUF4625 domain-containing protein gives MKRIFRIFTLGFASTILLMACSKSDSPEKDTEAPTIEFTKPLLDGTTNYSKGVEMGLNATFKDNKELSKCVVTIEYLDQSIESASLKGFGSPWAPAENNESYEIDLSGETETVNANLFDEAIEMNCLGGAYQLKFVVTDKEGNELITNVDVTIQ, from the coding sequence ATGAAAAGAATATTCCGCATTTTTACATTGGGCTTTGCAAGTACAATCTTATTGATGGCTTGTAGTAAAAGCGATAGCCCTGAAAAAGATACAGAAGCTCCAACAATTGAATTTACTAAACCTTTATTGGATGGTACAACAAACTATTCAAAAGGGGTAGAGATGGGGCTCAATGCTACATTTAAGGATAATAAAGAGTTATCGAAATGTGTTGTAACAATTGAGTATCTTGATCAAAGTATTGAATCGGCTTCATTAAAAGGTTTTGGAAGCCCATGGGCACCTGCTGAAAATAATGAATCATACGAAATAGATTTAAGTGGGGAAACTGAGACAGTAAACGCAAATTTATTTGATGAAGCCATTGAAATGAATTGCTTAGGTGGTGCCTATCAACTTAAATTTGTTGTAACTGATAAAGAAGGGAATGAGTTAATAACAAATGTTGATGTTACAATTCAGTAA
- a CDS encoding DUF4197 domain-containing protein, protein MKKICIFLLGVILASCAELTKIAESLPIDVPLTEEDVANGLKEALRVGTDSASARLGVTNGYYGDELVKIMLPKEADIIVDNVSKIPGGDKMINDVIKSINRAAEDAAKEAGPVFWGAVKKMTIQDAFSILNGETDAATKYLRNSTYQELFNLYNPKIQKSLDKEIAAGISTNESWETLTSKWNKIAGNPLGQMAGLNTVNVDLDHYLTEKALDGLFIKIADEEKNIRQDPAARVTDILERVFK, encoded by the coding sequence ATGAAAAAAATATGTATTTTTTTGCTGGGTGTTATTTTAGCATCATGTGCTGAATTAACCAAAATAGCAGAAAGTCTTCCGATAGATGTTCCATTAACAGAAGAAGACGTAGCTAATGGATTAAAAGAAGCTTTACGTGTTGGAACCGATTCTGCTTCGGCCAGATTAGGCGTTACGAATGGTTACTATGGAGATGAATTGGTTAAAATTATGCTCCCAAAAGAAGCAGATATTATTGTAGATAATGTTTCGAAAATTCCGGGTGGCGATAAAATGATTAATGATGTAATAAAAAGTATTAATCGTGCTGCCGAAGATGCAGCTAAAGAAGCCGGTCCTGTATTTTGGGGAGCCGTTAAAAAAATGACTATTCAAGATGCTTTTTCTATTTTAAACGGAGAAACAGATGCTGCTACTAAATATTTGAGGAATTCGACTTATCAGGAATTATTTAATCTGTACAATCCTAAGATTCAAAAATCATTAGACAAAGAAATTGCAGCAGGTATTTCAACCAATGAATCGTGGGAAACTCTTACCAGTAAATGGAATAAAATTGCGGGTAATCCCTTGGGGCAAATGGCCGGGTTAAATACCGTTAATGTAGATTTGGATCATTACCTGACCGAAAAGGCGTTAGACGGCTTATTTATTAAAATTGCTGATGAAGAGAAAAACATCAGACAAGATCCTGCGGCTCGTGTAACTGATATTTTAGAAAGAGTTTTCAAATAA
- a CDS encoding YgiQ family radical SAM protein, translated as MKLDKRYKMEDWLPTSAKEVEKRGWDSIDVILFTGDAYIDHPSFGAAVIGRMLESHGLKVAIVPQPNWRDDLRDFKKLGRPNYFFGVTAGAMDSMVNHYTANRRLRSNDAYTPDGRSGQRPDYASVVYCNILKDLYPDVPVLLGGIEASLRRVTHYDYWSDKLKPGILADAKADLMVYGMGEQPLLEIIRLIERGVPLDSLKTIPQTAFLQNKDHDLPKNKNWKDIELASHEECLDDKLKYARNFRYVEEESNRWNAARLIQKVGEQQIVINPPYPPMTTGELDASFDLPYTRLPHPRYIAKGPIPAFEMIKFSVNMHRGCFGGCSFCTISAHQGKFIASRSKESILNEVEQITQMPDFKGYLSDLGGPSANMYKMEGKNLKICQRCTRPSCIHPNICTNLNTDHTAMTDLYRSVNNMKGIKKAFIGSGVRYDMLYNNMATSKEKESHKEYMEELITQHVSGRLKVAPEHTSDQVLNVMRKPSFKLFYKFKADFDRINKEKKLNQQIIPYFISSHPGSEEIDMANLACETHDLDFKLEQVQDFTPTPMTVATVIYHSGYHPYTLEKMYTPVSKKDKLNQRMFLFWYKKEYQHQIKDRLKKLNRFDMIKKLFPEKENRQEKGHNSKKHTKFRGAKPQKFKKKRM; from the coding sequence ATGAAACTGGATAAGAGATATAAAATGGAAGATTGGCTGCCAACATCAGCCAAAGAGGTGGAAAAGAGAGGTTGGGACAGTATAGACGTCATTCTTTTTACGGGAGATGCCTACATCGATCACCCTTCATTTGGCGCTGCTGTTATCGGACGGATGCTTGAATCCCACGGATTAAAAGTTGCCATTGTACCACAGCCTAACTGGAGAGATGATTTGCGTGACTTTAAAAAACTGGGACGTCCCAATTACTTTTTTGGAGTTACGGCAGGTGCAATGGATTCAATGGTAAACCATTATACAGCAAACCGACGTTTGCGTTCTAACGATGCCTATACTCCCGATGGTCGCTCCGGGCAAAGACCTGATTACGCTTCTGTTGTTTATTGTAACATCCTTAAAGATCTTTATCCTGACGTACCTGTATTATTAGGTGGCATTGAAGCTTCGTTGCGAAGAGTAACACATTACGATTATTGGTCGGATAAACTAAAACCAGGTATTTTGGCTGATGCAAAAGCTGATTTAATGGTATATGGAATGGGTGAACAACCTCTACTGGAAATTATTCGCTTGATTGAAAGAGGTGTTCCTTTAGATTCGCTTAAAACGATTCCGCAAACTGCTTTCTTGCAAAATAAGGATCATGATCTTCCAAAAAACAAAAACTGGAAAGATATAGAGTTGGCTTCTCACGAAGAATGCCTTGATGATAAATTAAAGTATGCACGTAACTTCAGATACGTTGAAGAAGAATCCAACCGTTGGAATGCGGCTCGTCTGATACAAAAAGTAGGGGAACAACAAATTGTAATCAATCCTCCCTACCCGCCCATGACTACTGGAGAATTGGATGCTTCGTTTGATTTACCTTATACCCGGTTACCACATCCTAGATATATAGCCAAAGGCCCTATTCCGGCTTTTGAAATGATAAAATTCTCGGTTAATATGCATCGGGGATGCTTTGGAGGATGTAGTTTTTGTACTATTTCGGCACATCAAGGAAAATTTATTGCATCGCGTTCGAAAGAAAGTATTTTGAACGAGGTAGAGCAAATCACCCAAATGCCCGATTTTAAAGGATACCTTTCTGATTTAGGAGGCCCAAGTGCCAATATGTACAAAATGGAAGGTAAAAACCTTAAAATATGTCAACGTTGCACGCGTCCTTCGTGTATTCATCCTAACATTTGTACCAACTTAAATACCGATCATACTGCAATGACAGACCTTTATCGATCTGTTAATAATATGAAAGGAATTAAAAAGGCATTTATTGGTAGTGGAGTTCGATATGATATGTTGTACAATAACATGGCAACATCAAAGGAAAAAGAAAGCCATAAAGAGTACATGGAAGAACTGATCACACAGCATGTTTCCGGTCGATTAAAAGTGGCGCCCGAACATACTTCAGACCAGGTTTTGAATGTAATGCGTAAACCTAGTTTTAAACTATTTTACAAATTCAAGGCCGATTTTGATCGTATCAACAAAGAGAAAAAACTGAATCAACAAATAATCCCATACTTCATTTCAAGCCACCCTGGAAGTGAAGAAATAGACATGGCTAATTTGGCTTGCGAAACCCATGACCTTGATTTTAAATTAGAACAGGTTCAGGATTTTACTCCAACCCCCATGACGGTTGCAACGGTTATTTATCATTCAGGATATCATCCGTATACTTTAGAAAAAATGTATACCCCTGTTTCGAAGAAAGATAAATTGAATCAACGTATGTTTTTATTCTGGTATAAAAAAGAATATCAACACCAGATTAAAGATCGATTGAAGAAACTGAACCGTTTTGATATGATTAAAAAACTATTTCCTGAAAAAGAAAATCGACAAGAAAAAGGACATAATTCTAAAAAACACACTAAGTTTAGGGGAGCAAAACCTCAAAAATTCAAAAAGAAGAGAATGTAG
- a CDS encoding TIGR01212 family radical SAM protein (This family includes YhcC from E. coli K-12, an uncharacterized radical SAM protein.) — protein sequence MFYQWGNNKRYNDYSSYIKNTFGERVQKLSVNAGFTCPNRDGTKGVGGCAFCNNSTFNPAYCGPEKSITEQLEQGISFFQPKYKTMQYLAYFQAYSNTYGETQELLKLYKEALDHPLVKGLVLGTRPDCISDDLLQHLAEWQKEYYIAIELGAESTLESTLVDINRGHTYAETVETTKRIDAYNIPVGIHLILGLPGESRLDILNHAKEISRLPANFLKLHQLQIVKGSAFAKKYRLNPESFNLYSAEDYIELVVDFIERMNPEIVLERFISQAPHDLLIAPRWGLKNFEFVAKVEKRLKERDTWQGKLFDTAK from the coding sequence ATGTTTTATCAGTGGGGAAATAATAAGCGATACAACGATTATAGCTCGTATATAAAAAATACTTTTGGCGAACGCGTTCAAAAATTATCTGTTAATGCAGGTTTTACTTGTCCAAATAGAGATGGAACCAAGGGCGTTGGAGGTTGTGCGTTTTGTAATAACAGTACTTTTAATCCAGCCTATTGCGGACCAGAAAAGAGTATAACAGAGCAGCTAGAGCAAGGTATTTCCTTTTTTCAGCCAAAGTATAAAACCATGCAATACCTGGCTTATTTTCAGGCATACAGTAATACATACGGCGAAACACAAGAGCTTTTAAAATTGTATAAAGAGGCTTTGGATCATCCTTTAGTAAAAGGATTAGTGTTAGGAACACGCCCTGATTGTATTTCAGATGATTTATTGCAGCATTTGGCCGAATGGCAAAAAGAGTATTACATAGCTATTGAGTTGGGAGCAGAGTCTACATTGGAAAGTACCTTGGTAGACATTAATCGTGGCCATACTTATGCCGAAACAGTTGAGACTACCAAACGAATTGATGCGTATAATATTCCTGTTGGAATACATTTAATTTTAGGATTGCCCGGTGAATCCAGATTAGATATACTTAATCACGCAAAGGAGATCTCTAGATTACCCGCTAATTTCTTAAAATTACATCAACTCCAGATTGTTAAAGGAAGTGCATTTGCTAAAAAGTATCGATTAAACCCTGAAAGTTTCAATCTTTATTCTGCCGAGGATTATATTGAGCTAGTAGTTGATTTTATTGAGCGCATGAATCCTGAAATTGTTTTGGAACGGTTTATTAGTCAGGCACCACACGATTTGTTAATAGCACCACGTTGGGGACTTAAAAATTTTGAGTTTGTTGCCAAAGTTGAAAAACGATTGAAAGAACGTGATACCTGGCAAGGGAAGTTGTTTGATACAGCCAAATAA
- a CDS encoding cell division protein ZapA yields MDEKLSIRVNVADRFYPLRIDRKDEERIRLAAKLINDKVLQYKQRYSDKDVQDFLAMASLQYVIKLLELENQHDVDPMIEAVRDLNEQLDNILSDKSDQVF; encoded by the coding sequence ATGGACGAGAAACTCTCAATACGAGTAAATGTAGCAGACCGTTTTTATCCTTTGCGAATTGATCGCAAGGATGAGGAACGCATTCGTCTTGCAGCTAAATTGATTAACGATAAGGTTTTACAATATAAACAACGCTACTCTGATAAAGATGTACAGGATTTCTTGGCAATGGCCTCGCTCCAGTATGTTATTAAATTGTTAGAGTTGGAAAACCAACATGACGTAGATCCAATGATTGAAGCAGTTCGTGATTTAAATGAACAATTGGATAATATATTGTCTGATAAATCAGATCAGGTTTTTTAG
- the gmd gene encoding GDP-mannose 4,6-dehydratase: MPKVALITGVTGQDGAYLSEFLLKKGYIVHGLKRRSSLFNTDRIDHLYQDPHVENRNFTLHYGDLTDSTNLIRIIQEVQPDEIYNLAAMSHVKVSFDTPEYTANADGIGTLRILEAIRLLGLTKKTRVYQASTSELYGLVQEVPQSERTPFYPRSPYAVAKMYAYWITVNYREAYNMFACNGILFNHESPLRGETFVTRKITRAVAKIGLGMQDCLYLGNMDSKRDWGHAKDYIKAMWLILQQEKPEDYVIATGVTTTVRDFVKMAFAEVGIELEFKGEGENEVGYVTACNNPEFQVEVGTEVVKVDPRYYRPTEVDLLIGDPTKSNEKLGWKPEYDLAGLVKDMMESDVKLMQKDKYLREGGYETLNYFE; the protein is encoded by the coding sequence ATGCCAAAGGTTGCATTAATTACAGGTGTAACAGGTCAGGATGGTGCCTACCTGTCAGAATTCTTATTAAAAAAAGGATATATTGTACATGGTTTGAAACGCCGTTCAAGTTTGTTTAATACAGATCGTATTGATCACTTGTATCAGGATCCCCATGTTGAAAATCGTAATTTCACATTGCATTATGGCGATTTGACTGACTCAACCAACCTAATACGTATTATTCAAGAAGTTCAACCGGATGAAATATATAACCTGGCTGCAATGAGCCATGTTAAGGTTAGTTTTGATACACCTGAATATACAGCTAATGCTGATGGTATTGGTACATTAAGAATATTAGAGGCGATACGTTTATTAGGCTTAACAAAGAAAACAAGAGTTTATCAGGCGTCAACATCTGAGTTATATGGTTTAGTGCAGGAAGTACCACAATCAGAAAGAACACCTTTTTACCCTCGTAGTCCATATGCAGTTGCTAAAATGTATGCGTATTGGATTACTGTGAACTATCGAGAAGCATATAATATGTTTGCTTGTAATGGTATCTTATTTAATCATGAGAGTCCTTTACGTGGTGAAACATTTGTAACTCGTAAAATTACACGTGCAGTTGCTAAAATTGGTTTAGGAATGCAAGACTGCCTGTATTTAGGTAATATGGATTCGAAACGTGACTGGGGGCATGCAAAAGACTATATTAAAGCCATGTGGTTAATTCTTCAGCAAGAAAAACCTGAAGATTATGTTATTGCTACCGGAGTAACAACAACAGTGCGCGATTTTGTTAAAATGGCATTTGCCGAAGTGGGTATTGAATTGGAATTTAAAGGAGAAGGTGAAAATGAGGTGGGATATGTCACAGCATGTAATAACCCTGAATTTCAAGTTGAAGTAGGTACCGAAGTCGTAAAAGTAGATCCTCGTTATTATCGTCCAACAGAGGTTGATTTATTAATTGGAGACCCAACAAAATCGAACGAAAAATTAGGTTGGAAACCAGAATATGACCTTGCCGGTTTGGTGAAAGATATGATGGAGTCTGATGTTAAATTGATGCAGAAAGATAAATACCTTCGTGAAGGAGGATACGAAACTCTCAATTATTTCGAATAA
- the yedF gene encoding sulfurtransferase-like selenium metabolism protein YedF has translation MKPLCELLQITRYGMGEGDEELGLKLIGNYLRILDEDSRLPSFIALYNSGVKLIVNDSPVLEQMKKLEERGVKIIACGTCLNHYGIADDIATGIKGTMMDIITLQTNADKVINL, from the coding sequence ATGAAACCACTTTGCGAATTACTTCAAATAACCCGTTATGGAATGGGTGAAGGAGATGAAGAATTAGGTCTTAAACTAATAGGTAATTATTTACGTATTTTAGATGAAGACAGCCGCTTACCTTCATTTATAGCTTTGTACAATAGTGGTGTTAAGCTAATTGTAAATGATAGTCCGGTACTTGAGCAGATGAAAAAACTGGAAGAACGTGGTGTTAAAATTATTGCATGTGGAACTTGTCTTAACCACTATGGTATTGCTGATGATATAGCTACTGGAATTAAAGGTACTATGATGGATATTATCACTTTACAAACAAATGCAGATAAAGTAATTAATTTATAA
- a CDS encoding SDR family oxidoreductase, whose amino-acid sequence MKKIENKSVLVTGGAGFIGSNLVETLLRQNNKVVCLDNFATGKRVNIEPFLSNSDFTLIEGDIRNLNDCKNAVAGMDIVLHQAALGSVPRSIKDPITSNDVNVGGFVNMLVAARDAEVKRFVYAASSSTYGDSKNMPKVEHIIGKPLSPYAITKYVNELYADVFARLYDMQIIGLRYFNVFGRRQDPDGAYAAVIPKFVKLLLEKQSPVINGDGTFSRDFTYIENVIQANQLAATVESDEAINTVYNVAYGDRTTLNELVNWLKEFLAEFDKDISKVDIVYGPEREGDIPHSLASIDKAKKQLGYNPQYSIKEGLKEAISWYWNNLK is encoded by the coding sequence TTGAAAAAAATTGAGAATAAAAGTGTATTAGTAACAGGAGGGGCAGGCTTTATTGGTTCAAACCTTGTTGAAACACTTCTAAGACAAAATAATAAAGTTGTTTGCCTGGATAACTTTGCCACAGGAAAAAGAGTTAACATTGAACCCTTTTTGTCCAATTCTGATTTTACCTTAATTGAAGGGGACATTCGTAATTTGAATGATTGTAAGAATGCTGTTGCAGGAATGGATATTGTATTACATCAGGCAGCTTTAGGTTCTGTGCCTCGATCAATAAAAGATCCGATTACATCAAATGATGTTAATGTGGGAGGGTTTGTAAATATGTTGGTGGCAGCTAGAGATGCTGAAGTAAAGCGCTTTGTCTATGCTGCTAGTTCTTCAACTTATGGAGATAGTAAAAATATGCCTAAAGTTGAACATATTATAGGTAAACCCCTGTCTCCCTATGCTATTACAAAATATGTAAATGAGCTTTATGCCGATGTATTTGCGCGATTATATGATATGCAAATCATAGGTTTACGTTACTTTAACGTTTTTGGTCGTCGTCAGGATCCAGATGGAGCATATGCGGCAGTTATACCAAAATTTGTTAAATTGCTGCTCGAAAAACAATCGCCAGTCATCAACGGAGATGGTACTTTTTCGCGTGATTTTACCTATATTGAGAATGTTATCCAAGCTAATCAATTAGCAGCTACAGTAGAATCTGATGAAGCTATTAATACAGTTTATAATGTTGCTTATGGAGACCGTACAACATTAAATGAGTTGGTTAATTGGTTAAAGGAATTTTTAGCTGAATTTGATAAGGATATCTCTAAAGTGGATATTGTATATGGCCCAGAAAGAGAAGGTGATATACCACATAGTTTAGCATCCATCGATAAGGCAAAAAAACAATTAGGATATAATCCACAATATAGTATTAAAGAAGGATTAAAAGAAGCCATTAGTTGGTATTGGAATAACTTAAAATAA
- the rny gene encoding ribonuclease Y has product MGIEITIGIVSFLVGGFLTWLLISKALKSRSEKIIKEAEAEAEVIKKDKILQAKEKFLQLRSEHEKEINNRNSKVVVAENRIKQKESSLAQKLEEQARKRKEVEAIRDNLTAQLEIVEKRETDVQHMHKQQVEQLEAISGMSGQEAKDMLIESMKAEAKTEAMSYVNDIMDEAKINANKEAKRIVLQTVQRVATETAIENSVTVFHIDSDEMKGRIIGREGRNIRALEAATGVEIIVDDTPEAIVLSAFDPMRREIARLALHQLVTDGRIHPARIEEVVNKVRKQVEEEIIETGKRTSIDLGIHGLHPELIKLVGKMKYRSSYGQNLLQHSRETANLCAIMASELGLNPKRAKRAGLLHDIGKVSDEDPELPHAILGMKLAEKYKEKPDICNAIGAHHDEVEMTTMIAPIIQVCDAISGARPGARREIVEAYIKRLKDLESMALSYPGVMKTYAIQAGRELRVIVGAEKTSDKEAEQLSYDIARKIQTEMTYPGQVKITVIRETRAISYAK; this is encoded by the coding sequence ATGGGAATTGAAATAACAATTGGTATTGTTTCATTTCTGGTTGGAGGCTTTTTAACATGGCTGTTAATTTCAAAAGCACTGAAATCCAGAAGTGAGAAGATCATAAAAGAAGCGGAGGCTGAAGCTGAAGTGATCAAGAAGGATAAGATCCTTCAAGCCAAAGAGAAATTTTTACAGTTGCGTTCTGAGCATGAAAAGGAAATAAATAACCGAAATTCAAAGGTTGTTGTTGCCGAAAACAGAATTAAACAAAAAGAAAGTTCTTTAGCACAAAAATTAGAAGAACAAGCTCGAAAACGAAAAGAAGTTGAAGCTATTCGTGACAATTTAACTGCTCAATTAGAAATAGTTGAGAAAAGAGAAACTGATGTTCAACACATGCATAAACAACAAGTTGAGCAGTTGGAAGCCATTTCTGGTATGTCAGGTCAAGAAGCGAAAGATATGTTGATTGAAAGCATGAAAGCAGAGGCTAAAACCGAAGCAATGTCATATGTCAACGATATTATGGATGAGGCTAAAATCAATGCTAATAAAGAAGCTAAACGAATAGTCTTGCAAACCGTTCAACGTGTTGCTACCGAAACTGCAATAGAGAATTCGGTAACTGTTTTTCACATCGATTCTGATGAGATGAAAGGTCGTATTATTGGACGTGAGGGGCGTAATATTCGTGCTTTAGAGGCTGCTACAGGTGTTGAAATTATTGTGGATGATACACCGGAAGCAATTGTACTTTCTGCTTTTGATCCAATGCGTCGAGAAATTGCTCGTTTAGCATTACATCAGTTAGTAACAGATGGTAGAATTCACCCTGCTCGTATAGAAGAGGTTGTGAATAAGGTACGTAAGCAAGTTGAAGAAGAAATTATTGAAACTGGTAAACGTACTTCAATCGATTTAGGAATTCATGGTTTACATCCTGAATTAATTAAATTGGTGGGTAAAATGAAGTATCGTTCATCGTACGGTCAAAACTTGTTACAACACTCGCGCGAAACAGCCAACCTTTGTGCTATTATGGCATCAGAATTAGGATTGAATCCTAAGCGTGCAAAACGTGCCGGTTTGCTGCATGATATTGGTAAAGTATCTGACGAAGATCCGGAATTACCACACGCAATTTTGGGTATGAAGTTAGCTGAGAAATACAAAGAGAAACCAGATATTTGTAATGCAATTGGTGCTCACCACGATGAAGTGGAAATGACAACAATGATTGCTCCAATTATTCAGGTTTGTGATGCTATTTCAGGTGCTCGTCCAGGTGCTCGTCGCGAAATTGTTGAAGCATATATCAAACGTTTGAAAGACTTGGAATCAATGGCTTTATCATATCCAGGTGTAATGAAGACGTATGCTATTCAGGCAGGTCGTGAATTACGTGTAATTGTTGGAGCTGAGAAAACTTCAGATAAAGAAGCAGAACAATTATCTTATGATATTGCACGTAAAATTCAAACAGAAATGACTTATCCTGGTCAGGTTAAAATTACTGTGATAAGAGAAACACGAGCAATTAGTTATGCGAAATAG